The sequence GGTACAGTTACAATCACCAACAACCACCAAAAACTAGCACCGCCAATTACCCAATCTAAAAAATTACCCGCAGGAATTTGAAACCACTGCAGCACACCGAAAGCCGCCAGCAATAAAGCGACAATTCCCACAATAGAACTAATAAAAAAGTTGAAATACATTTTATTTTGTTTCCAGTAAAATCACTGCCTTCATGATGATTCTACTGAGCAGTTATACGGAAGTCATTGTGATGGTTTGTGATTTTGCACACAGCAACTATAAGATTAAATAGCTACGCCAAACTGCTGGAGTCGTCTTGCTATTCTTGTCTGGAAGCAGCAACCGCCAAGATTTACCCTCGCGCTGAATTTGCAGATAAATCTCAAATTGTTGTTGCAGTTGCGTCAACTGTCGCTCTGGTAACTTAATAATTAAGTCATAGGTACCCCGGACGCGGAAAGCTGGTAAATTTTCCACACTCAGAGGTTGCTCTTGAGTAATAGATAGGTGTTTGATTTCCCAACCTTGGAAATCTAAATCCAGCTTTTGGTTAAGTTGCTTTTGGGTTTGTTCTAGCTGAAGTGCGATCGCTTTTTGCACTAACTGGCTAGTCGGGAGTAGTCCAATAGTGCCACAAGCTGTCAATAGCACCAATAAAATCGCCATCAATACTAGCCGCATCATGTCCTTATTACATGCCACTTTTAAGCGATAGTATAGCGGTAGAGGACTAAAAAAGCCTAATCTACCATATTCCGACTACCCTCAACAACCATGCCAAAAAAGACCATCGGCCTCGACCAGCAACTCTACGACTATCTGCTCTCGGTTTCACTACGAGAACCAGAAATTCTCCAGCAGTTACGTCAAGAAACAGCCAACCACCCCAGAGGTGTGATGCAGATTTCACCAGAACAGGGTCAATTTTTAGCGCTCCTCATCCAACTCATCGGCGCCAAAAAAACCCTAGAAATCGGCGTATTTACTGGTTATAGTGCAACTGTCGTCGCCCTAGCTCTACCTGCCGATGGTAAAATAATTGCCTGTGATATCAGCGAAGAATTCACAGCGATCGCTAGGCGGTATTGGCACTTAGCAGGGGTAAGCGATAAAATCGACCTGCGATTAGCTCCGGCTTTAGAAACCCTAGACCAGCTCCTAGCAAGTGGACAAACCGAAACCTTTGATTTTGCCTTCATCGACGCCGATAAAGAAAATTATTATCAATATTACGAACAAGCACTCAAGCTAGTCCGTCCAGGTGGATTAATTGCGATAGATAATGTCCTCTGGTCTGGACAAGTCGCCGATTCCCAAATTCAAGACGATAGTACTCAAGCTATCCGTGCATTCAACACCAACTTACATCAAGACAAACGGGTTACACTTTCCCTTGTACCCATCGCCGATGGACTAACGATCGCTCTCAAACGCTAATTTACACATTAGACATCTCCAAAAATTAAATATGCGTTCGCCAAAACCCTTCTTTAATTTACGGTTGTTCGCCCTTCTTTGATTTACGGAGATGTCTAATGAGAAATTTTTTAGAAGTTATAACCAACCCCTAAAATCAAACCCACGCTAGTATCATCAAAAAACGCTGCATTCACAGAACCTGTAGCTGTAAATCGAGAACCCAAAGGAACATCTACACCACCAGTTACCATAAAAGCAGTTTCCGTATTTGATGAAGTGTTAATAGCAACACCAGCACCAACGAAAGGCGCAATAGGAAATCTTCTTCCACCAGCTTCAGCAGATGTCTGTGGGGAAAAATCCAAAGTTGCGGGAACAAGAATCAACGTATTATCTCCAAAAACCGCCGAAGGACGCACTGATATGTTACGTGTCAGTCCGATTTTACTAATGACAGAGAAATTACCCACACTCAAAGCATTAGTACCAGTTAAACCAATATTCCCAGCCACCCCGATATAGCTAGGGCCACCAAGAGTAGTTCTACCTGGCGAAACTTCACCAGT is a genomic window of Fortiea contorta PCC 7126 containing:
- a CDS encoding class I SAM-dependent methyltransferase, translated to MPKKTIGLDQQLYDYLLSVSLREPEILQQLRQETANHPRGVMQISPEQGQFLALLIQLIGAKKTLEIGVFTGYSATVVALALPADGKIIACDISEEFTAIARRYWHLAGVSDKIDLRLAPALETLDQLLASGQTETFDFAFIDADKENYYQYYEQALKLVRPGGLIAIDNVLWSGQVADSQIQDDSTQAIRAFNTNLHQDKRVTLSLVPIADGLTIALKR